One region of Aurantimonas sp. HBX-1 genomic DNA includes:
- a CDS encoding glutathione S-transferase family protein, whose translation MITIHHLNNSRSQRILWMLEELGVPYEVKRYERGKDMQAPKAMRQIHPLGKSPILTDGARTIAETGAIVEYILARHGEGRLMPPNDTEDYWQARHFLHYAEGSAMPPLFLMLVLQMIPARAPFFVRPLLKASMQKVDELLVLPQLKLHLDHWEHSLGATGWFAGPEISVADIMMSFPVEAAAQRFGYEDRPRLRDFLLRIHARPAFRQGLKRGGPYAYA comes from the coding sequence ATGATCACCATCCACCACCTGAACAATTCCCGCTCGCAGCGCATCCTCTGGATGCTGGAGGAGCTCGGGGTCCCGTACGAGGTCAAGCGCTACGAGCGGGGCAAGGACATGCAGGCGCCCAAGGCGATGCGGCAGATCCATCCGCTCGGCAAGTCGCCGATCCTCACCGACGGCGCCCGCACCATCGCCGAGACCGGCGCCATCGTCGAATACATCCTCGCCCGCCACGGCGAGGGGCGGCTGATGCCGCCGAACGACACCGAGGACTACTGGCAGGCCCGCCACTTCCTGCATTACGCCGAGGGATCGGCGATGCCGCCGCTGTTCCTGATGCTGGTGCTGCAGATGATCCCGGCGCGCGCGCCGTTCTTCGTGCGCCCGCTCCTCAAGGCGTCGATGCAGAAGGTCGACGAACTGCTGGTGCTGCCGCAGCTGAAGCTGCATCTCGACCACTGGGAGCATTCGCTCGGCGCGACCGGCTGGTTCGCCGGTCCGGAGATTTCCGTCGCCGACATCATGATGAGCTTCCCGGTCGAGGCCGCCGCCCAGCGCTTCGGCTACGAGGACCGGCCGCGCCTGCGCGACTTCCTGCTGCGCATCCATGCCCGCCCGGCCTTCCGCCAGGGGCTGAAGCGCGGCGGCCCCTACGCCTACGCCTGA
- the thpR gene encoding RNA 2',3'-cyclic phosphodiesterase, which yields MPRLFTALEIPQALAFPLSLLRGGLPSARWIDPENYHLTLRFIGDVEPRLADEIVAALDRVARPGFSIALRGLAAFGSRKPRSIHAEVEASPELAELQAEIDRICRRLGLPADQRKFLPHVTLARLRQPKPEDVARYLARNAGFRTPAIKVARFGLFSARDSVGGGPYLLEEAFPLETPARPEEAYGDMRYGSLASQYG from the coding sequence ATGCCGAGACTGTTCACCGCCCTCGAAATTCCCCAGGCGCTTGCCTTCCCCTTGTCCCTGCTCCGCGGCGGCTTGCCGTCGGCGCGCTGGATCGATCCGGAGAACTACCACCTCACGCTGCGCTTCATCGGCGACGTCGAGCCGCGGCTCGCCGACGAGATCGTCGCGGCGCTGGACCGGGTGGCGCGGCCGGGCTTCTCCATCGCCCTTCGCGGCCTCGCCGCCTTCGGCAGCCGGAAGCCGCGTTCCATCCACGCCGAGGTCGAGGCATCGCCGGAACTCGCCGAACTGCAGGCCGAGATCGACCGGATCTGCCGCCGGCTCGGACTGCCCGCCGACCAGCGCAAGTTCCTGCCGCACGTCACCCTGGCGCGGCTGCGCCAGCCCAAGCCCGAGGACGTCGCGCGCTATCTGGCGCGCAATGCCGGCTTCCGGACGCCCGCCATCAAGGTGGCGCGCTTCGGCCTGTTCTCGGCCCGCGACTCCGTAGGCGGCGGACCATATTTGCTCGAGGAAGCCTTTCCGCTCGAGACGCCGGCCCGCCCCGAGGAAGCGTATGGCGACATGCGATACGGGTCGCTCGCCAGCCAGTATGGCTGA
- a CDS encoding argininosuccinate synthase, with product MVQHRNVKKVVLAYSGGLDTSIILKWLQTEYGAEVVTFTADLGQGEELEPARKKAEMMGVKEIYIDDVREEFCRDFVFPMFRANAVYEGTYLLGTSIARPLISKRLVEIAHETGADAIAHGATGKGNDQVRFELSAYALDPDIKVIAPWREWEFKSRTDLVEFAEKNQILVSKDKRGEAPFSVDANLLHSSSEGKVLEDPNVAPPPYVFQRSVSPEDAPDKATTITIGFAKGDPVSIDGKTMKAHELLAALNDLGRDNGIGRLDLVENRFVGMKSRGIYETPGGTILLVAHRAMESITLDRGAGHLKDELMPRYAELIYNGFWFSPEREMLQAAIDHSQQHVEGTVTLKLYKGNVIVEGRASPKSLYSDALVTFEDDHGAYDQKDAAGFIRLNALRLRTLAKRDGR from the coding sequence ATGGTACAGCATCGCAACGTCAAGAAGGTCGTGCTCGCCTATTCGGGCGGGCTCGACACCTCGATCATCCTGAAATGGCTGCAGACCGAATACGGCGCCGAGGTGGTCACCTTCACCGCCGATCTCGGCCAGGGCGAGGAGCTCGAGCCGGCCCGCAAGAAGGCCGAGATGATGGGCGTCAAGGAGATCTATATCGACGACGTCCGCGAGGAATTCTGCCGCGACTTCGTCTTCCCGATGTTCCGTGCCAATGCGGTCTACGAGGGCACCTACCTGCTCGGCACCTCGATCGCCCGGCCGCTGATCTCCAAGCGCCTCGTCGAGATCGCCCACGAGACCGGTGCCGACGCCATCGCCCACGGCGCCACCGGCAAGGGCAACGACCAGGTGCGGTTCGAACTGTCGGCCTACGCGCTCGACCCGGACATCAAGGTGATCGCGCCCTGGCGCGAATGGGAGTTCAAGTCGCGCACCGACCTCGTCGAGTTCGCCGAGAAGAACCAGATCCTCGTCTCCAAGGACAAGCGCGGCGAGGCGCCGTTCTCGGTCGACGCCAACCTCCTGCACTCCTCCTCCGAGGGCAAGGTGCTCGAGGATCCGAACGTCGCGCCGCCGCCTTACGTCTTCCAGCGCTCGGTCAGCCCCGAGGATGCGCCGGACAAGGCGACGACGATCACCATCGGCTTTGCCAAGGGCGACCCGGTCTCGATCGACGGCAAGACGATGAAGGCGCATGAGCTGCTGGCGGCGCTGAACGATCTCGGCCGCGACAACGGCATCGGCCGGCTGGACCTCGTCGAGAACCGCTTCGTCGGCATGAAGTCGCGCGGCATCTACGAGACGCCGGGCGGGACCATCCTCTTGGTCGCCCACCGCGCCATGGAGTCGATCACCCTCGACCGCGGCGCCGGCCACCTCAAGGACGAGCTGATGCCGCGCTATGCGGAGCTGATCTACAACGGCTTCTGGTTCTCCCCCGAGCGCGAGATGCTGCAGGCGGCGATCGACCACAGCCAGCAGCATGTCGAGGGCACGGTGACGCTGAAGCTCTACAAGGGCAATGTCATCGTCGAGGGCCGCGCCTCGCCGAAATCGCTCTATTCCGACGCGCTGGTCACCTTCGAGGACGACCACGGCGCCTACGACCAGAAGGACGCCGCCGGCTTCATCCGCCTGAACGCCCTGCGCCTGCGCACGCTGGCCAAGCGCGACGGGCGGTAA
- a CDS encoding LysE family translocator, whose translation MTFLPDLPTLVAFSIACFVLTITPGPDMTLFLGRTLAGGRAAGIAAYVGASTGSLIHTTLAAIGLSALIAASPEAFLLLKIVGAGYLIFLAVQAIRSGSSFKVDATGKMKKPSLIASWLTGIGINLSNPKIILFFVTFLPQFVAVGDPDAAGKLFFLGVYFILFATPFALAMIVAADKLAATLKRRPKITRAIDWIFASVFSAFAVKILTTQGH comes from the coding sequence ATGACCTTCCTGCCCGATCTGCCGACCCTCGTCGCCTTTTCCATCGCCTGCTTCGTGCTGACCATCACGCCCGGGCCGGACATGACGCTGTTTCTCGGCCGGACGCTGGCGGGCGGGCGCGCGGCGGGGATCGCCGCCTATGTCGGTGCCTCCACCGGCTCTCTCATTCACACCACCCTGGCCGCCATCGGGCTTTCGGCCCTGATCGCCGCTTCACCGGAAGCCTTCCTGCTGCTGAAGATCGTCGGCGCCGGCTACCTCATCTTCCTTGCCGTCCAGGCGATCCGCTCCGGCTCGAGCTTCAAGGTCGATGCGACGGGCAAGATGAAGAAGCCGTCGCTGATCGCCAGCTGGCTGACCGGCATCGGCATCAACCTTTCCAACCCGAAGATCATCCTGTTCTTCGTGACCTTCCTGCCGCAGTTCGTGGCGGTGGGCGATCCCGATGCGGCCGGCAAGCTGTTTTTCCTGGGGGTCTACTTCATCCTCTTCGCGACGCCGTTCGCCCTGGCGATGATCGTCGCGGCGGACAAGCTCGCGGCCACGCTGAAGCGCCGCCCGAAGATCACGCGCGCCATCGACTGGATCTTCGCCAGCGTGTTCTCGGCTTTCGCGGTGAAAATCCTGACGACCCAGGGGCACTGA
- a CDS encoding YkvA family protein translates to MAPKTLDIDQVLRPGTEEEQARQEHEVRASFFDTARRALRYVPFMEDVIAAYYCAIDPRTPSASRGVLLAALAYFVLPFDIMPDFLFGIGFTDDIAVMWAAFRAVRQNIKPEHYVKARETLGEMRP, encoded by the coding sequence ATGGCCCCGAAGACGCTCGATATCGACCAGGTGCTGCGGCCGGGAACCGAGGAGGAGCAGGCGCGCCAGGAGCATGAGGTCCGCGCCTCGTTCTTCGACACGGCGCGGCGGGCGCTGCGCTACGTCCCCTTCATGGAAGACGTCATCGCCGCCTATTACTGCGCCATCGACCCGCGGACGCCCAGCGCCAGCCGCGGCGTGCTGCTGGCGGCGCTCGCCTATTTCGTCCTGCCCTTCGACATCATGCCGGACTTCCTGTTCGGGATCGGCTTCACCGACGACATTGCGGTGATGTGGGCCGCGTTCCGTGCCGTGCGCCAGAACATCAAGCCGGAGCACTACGTGAAGGCGCGCGAGACGCTGGGCGAGATGCGGCCCTGA
- a CDS encoding BrnA antitoxin family protein — protein sequence MARRPLDPREAAEAMFRPASPAATGRVRETPGAIPAGREMVSLRIDRDVLAHFQEDGPGWQDRINAALRQAAGL from the coding sequence ATGGCACGACGCCCGCTCGACCCCCGCGAAGCCGCCGAGGCGATGTTCCGGCCGGCCTCGCCCGCCGCCACCGGCCGCGTGCGCGAAACGCCGGGCGCGATACCCGCCGGCCGGGAAATGGTGTCGCTGCGCATCGACCGCGACGTGCTGGCGCATTTCCAGGAGGACGGGCCGGGCTGGCAGGACCGGATCAACGCCGCCCTGCGCCAGGCCGCCGGACTCTGA
- the rlmN gene encoding 23S rRNA (adenine(2503)-C(2))-methyltransferase RlmN: MAFSLDLASPDTRPRVPAAAMPAAGEKPSLIGMDREGLATVLRALDVPERQVRMRVAQLWHWLYVRGVADFGQMANVAGTLRQALDAAYTIARPEIVEEQISVDGTRKWLFRFPARGAGRPVEIETVYIPEEGRGTLCVSSQVGCTLTCTFCHTGTQRLVRNLTPDEIVGQVMVARDRLGDFPDAATPEGGILPSEGRLVSNVVMMGMGEPLYNFDNVRQALAVVSDGEGLALSKRRITLSTSGVVPMIAPTGEEMGVGLAISLHAVRDELRDELVPINKKYPLKMLLEACRNYPGVSNARRITFEYVMLKDVNDSLADARELVRLLNGIPAKINLIPFNPWPGSAYECSDWAQIERFADVVNQAGYASPIRTPRGRDIFAACGQLKSESERMKKGDRVAMESARVSELAAG, translated from the coding sequence ATGGCCTTTTCGCTCGACCTCGCTTCGCCCGATACCCGGCCCCGCGTGCCCGCCGCGGCGATGCCGGCGGCCGGCGAGAAGCCGTCGCTGATCGGCATGGACCGCGAGGGCCTGGCAACGGTGCTGCGCGCGCTGGATGTCCCCGAGCGCCAGGTGCGGATGCGCGTCGCGCAGCTCTGGCACTGGCTCTATGTGCGCGGCGTCGCCGATTTCGGGCAGATGGCCAATGTCGCCGGAACCCTCCGCCAGGCGCTCGATGCCGCCTACACGATCGCCCGGCCGGAGATCGTCGAGGAACAGATTTCCGTCGACGGCACCCGCAAGTGGCTGTTCCGCTTTCCCGCCCGCGGCGCCGGCCGACCGGTGGAGATCGAGACCGTCTACATTCCCGAGGAGGGCCGCGGCACGCTCTGCGTCTCCTCCCAGGTCGGCTGCACCCTCACCTGCACCTTCTGCCACACCGGAACGCAGCGCCTGGTCCGCAACCTGACGCCGGACGAGATCGTCGGCCAGGTCATGGTCGCGCGCGACCGGCTCGGCGACTTTCCCGATGCCGCGACGCCGGAAGGCGGCATCCTGCCGTCGGAAGGGCGCCTCGTCTCCAATGTCGTGATGATGGGCATGGGCGAGCCGCTCTACAATTTCGACAATGTCCGCCAGGCACTGGCCGTCGTCTCCGACGGCGAGGGCCTCGCTCTGTCGAAGCGACGCATCACGCTCTCCACCTCCGGCGTCGTGCCGATGATCGCGCCGACCGGCGAGGAGATGGGCGTCGGGCTCGCCATCTCGCTGCATGCCGTGCGCGACGAACTGCGCGACGAGCTGGTGCCGATCAACAAGAAATATCCGCTGAAGATGCTGCTCGAGGCCTGCCGGAACTATCCGGGCGTCTCCAATGCCCGCCGCATCACCTTCGAATACGTGATGCTGAAGGACGTCAACGACAGCCTCGCCGACGCGCGGGAACTCGTGCGCCTGCTCAACGGCATTCCCGCCAAGATCAACCTCATCCCGTTCAACCCATGGCCGGGCAGCGCCTACGAGTGCTCGGACTGGGCCCAGATCGAGCGCTTCGCCGATGTGGTGAACCAGGCCGGCTACGCCTCGCCCATCCGCACGCCGCGCGGCCGCGACATCTTCGCCGCCTGCGGCCAGCTGAAGTCGGAATCCGAGCGCATGAAGAAGGGCGACCGGGTGGCGATGGAATCGGCCCGCGTCAGCGAGCTCGCCGCCGGCTGA
- a CDS encoding invasion associated locus B family protein — MQLKNVLTATAAILIFSSAAGAAQTPTRISQFNAWGTYSYDDTAGKVCYILSTPTQMSPSSVDHGDIFFLVSQKPGQGVSYEPQVVMGYPLREGSKVTVDVDGKDFSMFVKGESAWMENAAEEPQLVAALKAGRSMKVDATSQRGTATSYTYSLSGVTAALNSISDCR; from the coding sequence ATGCAACTCAAGAACGTCCTGACGGCTACCGCGGCCATTCTGATCTTCTCGAGCGCGGCGGGCGCCGCCCAGACACCGACCCGCATCAGCCAGTTCAATGCCTGGGGCACCTATTCCTACGACGATACCGCCGGCAAGGTCTGCTACATCCTGTCGACGCCGACCCAGATGTCGCCCTCCAGCGTCGATCACGGCGACATCTTCTTCCTGGTGTCGCAGAAGCCCGGCCAGGGGGTTTCCTACGAGCCGCAGGTGGTGATGGGCTATCCGCTGCGCGAAGGCTCGAAGGTCACCGTCGACGTGGACGGCAAGGACTTCTCGATGTTCGTGAAGGGCGAGTCGGCCTGGATGGAGAACGCCGCCGAGGAGCCGCAGCTCGTTGCCGCCCTGAAGGCCGGACGCAGCATGAAGGTCGACGCGACCTCGCAGCGCGGCACCGCGACCAGCTACACCTATTCGCTGTCCGGCGTGACCGCGGCGCTGAACTCGATCAGCGATTGCCGATAA
- a CDS encoding GNAT family N-acetyltransferase, which produces MSLLAIPRSAAPTAQAANDAPAVSIRRLHARETDLLLAHLMRLDGEARRLRFGNPVNDHFLERYAALALGADALIMGLFADGTLRGVAELRYLTGSHSEAEGAFSIEKAFQGLGFGDRLFGRLIASARNRGVRRLFLTCLRENRRMQAIAAKHGADLSFVAGDVTAEIRRPYADAASIAEEWADESEAFVFAMIDWRQRRLDFLTRPLQRLAESLNPSHAGR; this is translated from the coding sequence ATGTCGCTACTCGCCATCCCCCGAAGCGCCGCACCGACGGCGCAGGCCGCCAACGACGCGCCCGCCGTCTCCATCCGCCGCCTGCACGCCCGCGAGACCGACCTCCTGCTCGCGCATCTGATGCGCCTCGACGGGGAGGCGCGGCGACTGCGCTTCGGCAACCCGGTCAACGACCACTTTCTCGAGCGTTATGCCGCCCTGGCGCTCGGCGCCGACGCGCTGATCATGGGCCTGTTCGCCGACGGCACGCTGCGCGGCGTCGCCGAGCTTCGCTATCTGACCGGCTCCCACAGCGAGGCCGAGGGCGCCTTCTCGATCGAGAAGGCGTTCCAGGGCCTCGGCTTCGGCGACCGCCTGTTCGGCCGGCTGATCGCCTCGGCGCGCAATCGCGGTGTCCGGCGGCTGTTCCTCACCTGCCTGCGCGAGAACCGCCGGATGCAGGCCATCGCCGCCAAGCACGGCGCCGATCTCAGCTTCGTCGCCGGCGACGTGACGGCGGAGATCCGCCGCCCCTACGCCGATGCCGCCAGCATCGCCGAGGAATGGGCCGACGAGAGCGAGGCCTTCGTCTTCGCCATGATCGACTGGCGCCAACGCCGGCTCGATTTCCTCACGCGGCCGCTTCAGCGGCTGGCCGAGAGCCTCAATCCGTCGCACGCCGGGCGATGA